The following proteins come from a genomic window of Alicyclobacillus dauci:
- a CDS encoding phosphatidylglycerophosphatase A family protein, producing MINETLHDVTIEALKNRGVEIEDIAKLTYFLEEKYIPGLQLNECIESVEHVLTKHEVQNAILTGIELDTLAEDGLLKRPLLDIIQVDAGLYGVDEILALSILNLYGTIGYTNYGYIDKLKYGILESLNDKSTGKVNTFLDDLVAAIAAAASGRLAHSHNVM from the coding sequence TTGATAAACGAAACGCTACACGATGTAACCATTGAGGCACTGAAGAACCGTGGGGTTGAAATAGAGGACATTGCTAAGCTGACGTATTTTCTTGAAGAGAAATACATACCAGGTCTCCAGTTAAATGAATGTATTGAGAGTGTGGAACATGTTCTGACCAAACATGAGGTGCAGAATGCGATTCTGACAGGTATCGAGCTCGATACGTTGGCCGAAGATGGACTTCTGAAACGCCCGCTTCTGGATATCATTCAAGTGGATGCCGGTCTATATGGAGTTGATGAAATTCTAGCATTATCGATATTAAACCTATATGGAACGATTGGCTACACAAACTACGGCTACATCGATAAATTGAAGTATGGCATATTGGAGTCGTTAAACGATAAATCAACCGGAAAGGTGAACACGTTCCTAGACGATCTCGTCGCAGCCATCGCCGCTGCAGCGTCAGGCCGCCTCGCTCACAGTCACAATGTCATGTAA
- a CDS encoding ATP-dependent Clp protease ATP-binding subunit, with translation MRCDVCKSHEANTHVRLHINGMEKDLHLCPECSTKLRSSYKSPVGMGPFGGFPSMNDMFGMFGEASSTASEPLREQAGGASGGGGFLDEFGHNLTAWAKEGRIDPVIGRDQEVSRVIEILNRRNKNNPVLIGEPGVGKTAIAEGLANRIVEGKVPVKLRNKQVYSLDVAALVADTGIRGQFEERMKKLIAELEAQPDIILFIDEIHLLVGAGSAQGSMDAGNILKPALARGDVQVIGATTLKEYRQIEKDAALERRFQPVMVNEPSTDEAIEILRGLRSKYEEYHQVQFSDEALTACVTLSSRYISDRFLPDKAIDLMDEAGSKANLRLSNVQGEDLAGQLEQVVKEKEQATKVEAYERAAELHKEELRLRERLNEGVKQEVPEGKVTAEDIQQIIEEKTGIPVRKIQAAEQSKLRDLESELSRRVIGQAEAVQKVAKAVRRSRTGLRKGERPIGSFLFVGPTGVGKTELAKSLALTLFGSKDSMIRLDMSEYMEKHSVSKLIGSPPGYVGYEDAGQLTEQVRRNPYSLILLDEIEKAHPDVQHMFLQIMEDGRLTDSQGRTISFKDTIIIMTSNAGVAQKKVTLGFTADDQTTQGTELQMGELSAYFKPEFLNRFDAIVNFAALTNEDLTKIVDLFLNELKDTLAQQSVTLTWTNAAADKLGELGYHPLFGARPLRRVVQDRVEDQIADVLVDDPEATQLVIDVDESNEIVVRTV, from the coding sequence ATGCGTTGTGATGTATGTAAATCTCACGAAGCGAACACACACGTACGTTTGCACATCAATGGAATGGAGAAAGATTTACACTTGTGCCCAGAGTGTTCAACTAAACTTCGTTCTTCCTATAAATCACCCGTCGGAATGGGGCCATTTGGAGGCTTCCCGTCTATGAATGACATGTTCGGCATGTTTGGCGAAGCTTCCAGTACGGCAAGCGAGCCATTGAGAGAACAGGCAGGGGGAGCCTCGGGTGGCGGCGGATTTCTCGATGAGTTTGGCCACAATCTAACGGCGTGGGCAAAGGAAGGTCGGATCGATCCGGTTATCGGTCGCGACCAAGAAGTCTCTCGCGTTATTGAAATTTTGAACCGTCGTAATAAAAACAACCCTGTGCTGATCGGTGAACCTGGTGTTGGTAAGACAGCAATTGCAGAGGGGCTTGCAAACCGTATTGTAGAAGGCAAGGTACCTGTGAAGCTCCGCAACAAGCAGGTTTACAGTCTCGATGTCGCGGCACTCGTTGCTGATACGGGCATCCGGGGACAGTTTGAAGAGAGAATGAAAAAATTGATTGCCGAATTAGAGGCACAACCAGATATCATTCTCTTTATCGATGAAATCCATTTGCTGGTCGGAGCTGGTTCTGCACAAGGATCGATGGACGCTGGAAACATTTTAAAACCAGCATTGGCTCGTGGAGACGTGCAAGTGATCGGTGCGACAACACTCAAAGAATATCGCCAAATTGAGAAGGACGCAGCGCTCGAACGTCGGTTCCAGCCCGTCATGGTCAACGAACCGAGCACGGACGAAGCAATTGAAATCCTGCGTGGCCTTCGGTCGAAATACGAAGAGTATCACCAGGTCCAGTTTTCAGACGAAGCACTAACTGCCTGCGTCACGCTGTCAAGTCGGTACATTTCTGATCGATTTTTGCCAGACAAGGCAATTGACTTGATGGATGAAGCGGGATCGAAAGCGAACTTGCGATTGAGCAATGTTCAAGGTGAGGACCTGGCTGGTCAGTTAGAGCAAGTTGTCAAAGAAAAAGAACAGGCAACAAAAGTAGAAGCATATGAGCGCGCAGCAGAGCTCCACAAAGAGGAGTTGCGCCTGCGGGAACGCCTGAACGAGGGTGTAAAACAGGAAGTGCCCGAGGGGAAAGTAACGGCTGAGGACATTCAGCAGATTATCGAGGAAAAAACAGGTATTCCTGTTCGCAAGATTCAAGCGGCTGAACAGAGCAAATTACGTGATCTAGAGAGTGAACTTTCCCGTCGAGTCATTGGCCAAGCTGAGGCTGTGCAGAAAGTCGCGAAAGCCGTACGCAGAAGTCGGACAGGCCTTCGCAAAGGCGAACGCCCAATTGGCTCCTTCCTCTTCGTGGGTCCGACCGGTGTCGGTAAGACAGAGTTGGCAAAAAGTTTGGCGCTGACGTTGTTCGGGTCGAAGGATTCGATGATCCGTTTGGATATGAGCGAATACATGGAGAAACACTCCGTGTCGAAGCTGATCGGGTCGCCCCCGGGATATGTTGGCTACGAAGACGCAGGACAGTTGACTGAACAGGTACGCCGCAATCCATACAGTCTCATTCTGCTTGACGAGATCGAAAAGGCACACCCAGATGTTCAACACATGTTCCTGCAAATCATGGAAGACGGTCGACTTACCGACAGCCAAGGCCGGACCATCAGCTTTAAAGACACGATTATCATTATGACCAGTAATGCTGGTGTTGCTCAGAAGAAAGTAACGTTAGGTTTCACAGCAGATGACCAGACGACTCAAGGAACTGAGTTGCAAATGGGTGAACTTTCCGCGTACTTTAAACCGGAATTTCTCAATCGGTTTGATGCGATTGTAAACTTTGCGGCTTTGACCAATGAGGACCTAACGAAAATCGTCGACTTGTTCTTGAACGAACTAAAAGACACGTTAGCACAGCAGAGTGTCACACTGACGTGGACGAATGCGGCAGCAGACAAGCTCGGTGAATTGGGATACCACCCGCTCTTTGGTGCGCGTCCTCTGCGTCGGGTCGTACAGGATCGTGTTGAGGACCAAATTGCTGACGTACTTGTGGATGATCCAGAAGCCACACAGTTGGTCATCGACGTCGATGAGTCAAACGAAATCGTCGTTCGAACTGTTTAA
- a CDS encoding RNA polymerase sigma factor, with amino-acid sequence MTERTQNDTKTIERIYVTYTRDVYQLAYRSTRNHADAEDVVQEVFMRVLQKWRYFRGDSHVKTWILRIAQNYIVDLARKRNLMERSWSTEVYQTPDVSMVSSVIEIDDMLHSLSDRHRAVIVLRIMNDLSVADTAKALGCSEGMVRVDTHRAVRRLKRTLQEVDSM; translated from the coding sequence ATGACTGAACGGACACAAAATGACACCAAGACGATTGAGCGGATTTATGTTACATATACGCGAGACGTCTATCAACTCGCCTATCGGTCCACACGGAATCACGCGGATGCAGAGGACGTTGTGCAGGAGGTATTCATGCGCGTACTCCAAAAGTGGCGATATTTCCGAGGAGACTCGCATGTAAAAACATGGATACTGCGGATTGCCCAGAATTACATCGTTGACTTGGCTCGGAAACGGAATCTCATGGAGCGGAGTTGGAGCACGGAGGTATACCAAACTCCTGACGTGAGCATGGTAAGCAGCGTGATCGAAATCGATGACATGTTGCATTCACTTTCAGACCGTCATCGGGCGGTGATCGTTTTGCGAATTATGAACGACTTATCGGTCGCTGATACAGCAAAGGCGTTAGGGTGCTCGGAAGGCATGGTCCGCGTTGACACACACCGAGCAGTTAGGCGATTAAAACGGACTTTGCAAGAGGTGGATTCTATGTAG
- a CDS encoding ABC-2 transporter permease: MIKRMIPIKALLLRDWILMRAWICSLALIGVIGPLLNFLDGVVSGAPSARLSNAILSVYNGLNVGTLALKQGHIVAINYRPPMVLVFHGAPTCSLWILAVAMGFGSLCASYDRQCTGLMDTMNAPIRRLDWIHSKFLLGIVSLTAITLFHSVFVALANGISPLSFPFGTVCMSFLINWSLSCVTFGVTFCVGLLVGNAIVAWMLGFLVFMLPLCLGALIGFYGRPGTPTGDWTYHLEHGILLNLTPVAYTDYGTNSVQNSSGREFNWVIVTAVQHPWATVIVAVALTLLTYLLASRIMDAVQPEYFSNAFVSDTAFYVVAVCASLVFGSVTAQIVDRAKGFLWIIAGLACYLGLMICYRKWTRWSRKVTSQAVAGASDLS; encoded by the coding sequence ATGATCAAGAGAATGATACCCATCAAGGCGCTGCTGCTCCGCGATTGGATTCTTATGAGGGCATGGATATGTAGCCTAGCACTCATCGGTGTAATAGGACCGCTGCTCAATTTCCTTGACGGTGTTGTTTCAGGGGCTCCCTCGGCAAGACTCTCTAACGCGATCCTATCCGTATACAACGGTCTGAACGTGGGAACTCTCGCTCTTAAGCAGGGGCACATTGTAGCAATAAATTATAGACCCCCAATGGTTTTGGTGTTTCATGGGGCGCCGACATGCAGTTTGTGGATTTTAGCAGTGGCAATGGGCTTTGGCTCGTTGTGTGCGTCCTATGATCGGCAGTGTACTGGGTTGATGGATACAATGAACGCCCCAATTCGAAGACTGGATTGGATACATTCCAAGTTTCTCTTGGGGATTGTTTCACTTACCGCGATCACGCTCTTTCATTCAGTGTTCGTAGCCCTGGCGAATGGCATTTCACCACTAAGTTTTCCGTTTGGAACTGTCTGCATGTCTTTCCTCATCAATTGGTCTCTGTCATGCGTGACATTCGGTGTGACGTTTTGTGTTGGACTTCTTGTCGGTAACGCAATTGTTGCCTGGATGCTAGGTTTCCTTGTCTTTATGTTACCACTGTGCCTCGGGGCATTGATAGGGTTTTATGGGCGGCCGGGTACGCCAACGGGGGATTGGACGTACCACTTGGAGCACGGAATTCTGCTGAATTTGACGCCGGTAGCTTATACAGATTACGGAACGAATTCGGTCCAGAATTCGTCGGGGCGTGAATTCAATTGGGTCATCGTTACGGCCGTACAGCATCCGTGGGCCACGGTCATTGTGGCGGTTGCGTTGACCCTTCTCACTTATTTGCTTGCGTCGAGAATAATGGACGCAGTGCAGCCCGAATACTTTTCTAACGCATTTGTGTCAGATACGGCGTTTTATGTAGTTGCTGTGTGTGCAAGTCTTGTCTTTGGATCTGTTACCGCGCAGATTGTCGACAGGGCCAAGGGATTCCTCTGGATCATCGCTGGACTGGCCTGTTATCTCGGCTTGATGATTTGCTACCGAAAATGGACGAGATGGTCTCGAAAGGTTACCTCGCAGGCGGTTGCTGGTGCATCCGATCTCTCTTAA
- a CDS encoding ABC transporter ATP-binding protein gives MSSIVEIKHVSKEIDGRSVLSGVDLAISAGSVYGIVGANGAGKTTLLRLLNGVYRPSSGEIHIFGQPMPEEAAAIRQRVHLVSSDGSFYPGFRVKDLFRYASMLYSSWDHQRCNTLIAALELPVEQSIRTLSLGMQMQLRLAVALCSRPDILLLDEPTNGLDPVVRRQFLQLIVQEVAGTGMTVVMATHRFEDLEAIADGISVLYQGRLLLSGMLEDLKTQFHEVIAVADGSISADVWNFPGIQSMQSRGAIHSCIVKGDTTRLCEQLESAGVLHIDILPLSLEELFRAVMRKEGYSRDAVFLL, from the coding sequence ATGAGTAGCATAGTGGAAATCAAGCACGTTTCGAAGGAGATCGATGGACGCAGTGTGTTGTCTGGCGTGGATCTTGCCATATCGGCAGGATCAGTGTATGGAATTGTCGGTGCCAATGGCGCTGGTAAGACAACGCTGCTGCGATTACTAAATGGCGTCTATCGTCCGTCCTCAGGTGAAATTCATATATTTGGTCAACCGATGCCAGAAGAAGCAGCTGCGATTCGGCAACGGGTACATTTGGTGAGCTCAGACGGGTCTTTTTATCCAGGATTTCGAGTAAAGGACTTGTTTCGCTATGCTTCCATGTTGTATTCAAGTTGGGACCATCAACGCTGTAATACGCTTATTGCGGCCCTCGAGCTACCTGTTGAGCAGTCTATTCGGACGCTGTCCCTGGGAATGCAGATGCAACTGCGGCTGGCAGTTGCCTTGTGCAGTCGACCAGACATCCTCTTGCTGGATGAACCAACTAACGGTCTCGATCCAGTTGTTAGACGGCAATTCCTCCAGCTGATCGTACAAGAGGTAGCAGGCACAGGTATGACCGTTGTCATGGCGACGCATCGGTTCGAAGACTTGGAAGCGATCGCGGATGGCATTTCTGTCTTGTACCAAGGGAGACTGCTGCTGTCGGGAATGCTCGAGGATTTAAAGACACAGTTCCACGAGGTCATTGCGGTGGCAGACGGATCGATTTCTGCGGACGTGTGGAATTTCCCTGGCATTCAGTCGATGCAAAGTCGAGGTGCCATTCACTCATGCATTGTCAAGGGAGATACAACGCGATTGTGTGAGCAGTTAGAGTCGGCAGGGGTGTTGCACATTGATATCCTACCGCTCTCGCTTGAGGAACTGTTTCGGGCCGTGATGCGGAAAGAGGGGTATTCGCGGGATGCGGTTTTCCTTTTATAG
- a CDS encoding GntR family transcriptional regulator yields MWLNINPRDSEPIYLQIIRGVKTAAAKGVLQPGEKLPSVRELATELAVNHNTVAKAYQELERERVIEVIRGRGTFISLDSKPTNLDERLDEMRTSMRNWLVEAHHLGMTTKQFIDMVNEVVDDWTASREAVRHE; encoded by the coding sequence GTGTGGCTGAATATCAACCCCAGAGACAGTGAACCGATTTATCTGCAAATCATTCGGGGGGTTAAGACTGCTGCCGCGAAGGGTGTCCTGCAACCAGGTGAGAAGTTGCCATCGGTAAGGGAACTTGCAACAGAGTTGGCTGTCAACCACAACACGGTTGCCAAGGCATATCAGGAGCTTGAGCGAGAGCGGGTTATTGAGGTCATTCGTGGTCGGGGTACTTTTATTAGTCTGGATTCTAAGCCGACGAACTTGGACGAGCGACTTGATGAAATGCGGACGTCAATGCGAAATTGGCTCGTGGAGGCGCATCATCTCGGGATGACGACGAAGCAGTTTATTGACATGGTGAACGAAGTGGTTGACGACTGGACCGCAAGCAGGGAGGCTGTGCGACATGAGTAG
- a CDS encoding IS110 family RNA-guided transposase — translation MDVVYERCCGLDVHKKTVVACVLTPEAKEIRTFSTMTEDLLEMVDWLGQHECTHVAMESTASFWKPIYNLLESADCQVLVVNAKHMKNVPGRKTDVKDAEWIAGLLRHGLLQASYIPNREQRELRELIRYRRSLIDERAREVNRVQKVLEGANIKLSAVASNTLGKSGRAMLEAMIHGEEDPEVLSGLAKGRMKAKKADLHKALNGLMGSHQRMMLAAQLRHIDYLDEEIARLDEEVKERMLPFEEDLELVDTIPGVGRRTAEQILAEIGTDMTQFPSAAHLCSWAGLAPGNNESAGKRKSGKTRKGNQKLRAALVEAARAAARTKQTYLSAQYHRIAARRGKNRAAVAVAHSILTIVYYVLQRRQPYIELGPTYYEARKKDAVVKQAIRKLQSLGLEVTVKPVA, via the coding sequence ATGGATGTCGTATACGAACGTTGTTGCGGCCTCGATGTGCACAAGAAGACGGTGGTCGCCTGTGTGCTGACGCCGGAGGCCAAGGAGATTCGCACGTTCTCCACGATGACGGAGGATCTCCTGGAGATGGTTGACTGGTTAGGACAACATGAATGCACGCATGTTGCTATGGAAAGCACAGCTTCATTCTGGAAGCCAATCTACAACCTTCTGGAGTCGGCGGACTGTCAAGTGCTTGTGGTGAACGCCAAGCACATGAAGAACGTTCCGGGCCGTAAGACCGATGTGAAGGATGCCGAATGGATCGCCGGATTGCTCCGCCACGGGCTGTTGCAAGCCAGTTACATCCCCAACCGTGAACAACGGGAACTACGAGAACTCATTCGCTATCGCCGAAGTCTCATTGACGAGCGGGCAAGAGAGGTGAATCGGGTTCAAAAGGTGTTGGAAGGTGCCAACATCAAGCTTTCTGCAGTGGCCAGCAATACACTTGGCAAATCTGGGCGGGCGATGTTGGAAGCAATGATCCACGGAGAAGAAGACCCGGAGGTATTGTCAGGGTTAGCCAAAGGCCGGATGAAGGCGAAGAAGGCCGATTTGCACAAGGCACTGAATGGGCTTATGGGCTCCCACCAACGAATGATGCTGGCAGCCCAATTACGTCACATCGATTACTTGGATGAAGAGATTGCCCGGCTGGATGAAGAAGTCAAGGAGCGCATGCTCCCTTTTGAAGAAGACCTGGAGCTAGTGGACACCATCCCCGGTGTCGGTCGACGAACAGCAGAACAAATTCTGGCTGAAATTGGGACAGACATGACCCAATTTCCGTCTGCTGCCCATTTATGCTCTTGGGCAGGACTGGCTCCAGGGAACAATGAAAGCGCCGGGAAACGAAAGTCGGGGAAAACACGCAAAGGGAATCAAAAACTCAGAGCAGCGCTGGTGGAAGCAGCACGCGCAGCGGCGAGAACGAAGCAGACTTATCTCTCTGCCCAGTACCATCGAATTGCAGCTCGAAGAGGCAAAAACCGTGCAGCAGTTGCAGTGGCCCACAGCATCTTAACCATCGTGTATTACGTGTTACAGCGACGTCAGCCTTATATTGAACTCGGCCCAACATATTACGAAGCACGCAAGAAAGACGCAGTCGTAAAGCAGGCGATCCGGAAGTTGCAATCACTCGGGTTGGAGGTCACCGTAAAACCTGTTGCATAA
- the trmD gene encoding tRNA (guanosine(37)-N1)-methyltransferase TrmD: MALDIFVLTLFPQMFTGVFGESMMKRAFGSGAANIEYVDFRQYATDKHHTVDDTPFGGGAGMLLKPEPLFAAMDDIERRYGHIDPPVGRVILLSPQGRRFTQDVAREYAACDRLTFLCGHYEGFDDRVRQHLVTEELSLGDFVMTGGEVAAMAVIEAVVRLLPGVLGNAESLADESHSNGLLEYPQYTRPASFRGMDVPQTLLSGNHQLIAKWRERHALYRTWRERPDLLAQVPLSQEQQEWLERFERGDFSEIDLA, from the coding sequence ATGGCACTAGATATTTTTGTACTGACCTTATTTCCCCAGATGTTCACGGGTGTTTTTGGGGAAAGCATGATGAAACGTGCGTTCGGGAGTGGAGCTGCGAACATCGAGTATGTCGACTTCCGCCAATACGCCACGGATAAGCATCACACCGTAGATGACACACCGTTTGGCGGTGGTGCGGGCATGTTGTTGAAACCAGAACCATTGTTCGCAGCCATGGATGATATTGAACGTCGGTACGGCCACATCGATCCGCCCGTCGGCCGCGTCATATTACTCTCTCCTCAAGGACGTCGGTTTACCCAAGACGTCGCTCGTGAATACGCCGCTTGCGATCGCCTCACCTTCTTGTGCGGTCATTATGAGGGATTCGACGATAGGGTGCGCCAGCACCTTGTAACGGAGGAGTTATCACTTGGTGATTTCGTCATGACAGGTGGAGAGGTCGCTGCTATGGCCGTGATCGAGGCGGTGGTTCGGTTACTCCCCGGTGTGCTTGGCAACGCGGAATCCTTAGCGGACGAATCGCATTCGAACGGCTTACTGGAGTATCCGCAGTACACGCGGCCGGCGTCATTTCGAGGGATGGATGTCCCGCAGACATTGCTTTCGGGAAACCACCAATTGATCGCCAAGTGGCGGGAGCGTCACGCGCTATATCGCACCTGGCGCGAACGACCAGACTTACTCGCTCAGGTGCCTTTGTCCCAGGAGCAACAAGAGTGGCTGGAGCGGTTTGAGCGGGGAGACTTTTCCGAGATCGATCTCGCTTGA
- the rimM gene encoding ribosome maturation factor RimM (Essential for efficient processing of 16S rRNA), with protein MTAYYTVGVMTKPHGLRGEMKVYPRTDFAEKRFAPGSKLYIRAEGASPIAEVVVRSGRQQQSMWIVGFHDLNAIHDVERFKGMELCVEESQLEPLPEGTYYIHQLVGQQVYTDDGTFLGELKEVLKPGANDVYVVRGPRQKEDILIPAIPDCILSVDLVANRMTVHLLPGLLSEDDE; from the coding sequence ATGACTGCATATTACACTGTTGGGGTGATGACGAAGCCGCATGGCTTGCGTGGGGAAATGAAAGTTTACCCGCGAACAGACTTTGCTGAGAAGCGTTTCGCACCTGGTTCGAAATTGTACATTCGTGCCGAAGGGGCATCTCCTATCGCGGAGGTCGTTGTGAGGTCTGGTCGTCAGCAACAAAGCATGTGGATCGTCGGGTTTCACGATCTGAACGCCATCCACGATGTGGAACGGTTCAAGGGAATGGAACTGTGCGTCGAGGAGAGTCAACTGGAACCGCTGCCGGAAGGGACTTACTATATTCACCAACTGGTTGGACAGCAAGTTTATACGGATGATGGGACATTTCTCGGAGAACTCAAAGAAGTCCTGAAACCGGGTGCCAACGATGTATATGTCGTGCGTGGACCCCGTCAGAAGGAGGATATTCTGATACCCGCGATTCCCGACTGTATCCTCAGCGTCGATCTCGTCGCCAACCGCATGACCGTCCATCTTTTACCGGGACTCCTGAGTGAAGACGACGAATGA
- a CDS encoding YlqD family protein produces the protein MIEERTILLEIRQPVAVKLILTETTKQQIVQEQRRQIDQVTNELEQLENQGREALQQAMAQGGEFAQQVRQQIENEKNTREQRREELFQQMQQIQQMELGTEIQNMTVETVVTVKPGDDWTKVLLGSEIIVRDGIVQEIRQNGQKIEG, from the coding sequence GTGATCGAGGAAAGGACGATACTGTTGGAAATTCGTCAACCGGTCGCCGTCAAACTCATTTTGACAGAGACGACTAAGCAGCAAATTGTGCAGGAGCAACGTCGCCAGATCGATCAAGTGACAAACGAGCTTGAACAACTGGAAAATCAAGGACGCGAAGCGCTTCAGCAGGCCATGGCCCAGGGTGGAGAGTTTGCACAACAAGTTCGCCAGCAGATTGAAAACGAAAAGAATACGCGGGAGCAACGTCGCGAAGAACTGTTCCAGCAAATGCAGCAGATACAGCAGATGGAGCTTGGGACAGAAATTCAGAATATGACTGTAGAAACAGTTGTTACGGTAAAGCCCGGCGACGATTGGACGAAGGTGCTGCTCGGCTCTGAAATCATTGTTCGCGATGGTATCGTGCAGGAGATTCGTCAAAACGGCCAGAAGATCGAAGGCTGA
- a CDS encoding KH domain-containing protein: MQELVEYLVSSLVEHPEAIEIVETNEEDAVTYRVKVHADDIGRIIGRQGRIAKAIRNVVSAAAYRQGKRVFVDIQS; the protein is encoded by the coding sequence GTGCAAGAACTTGTGGAGTACCTCGTATCTTCATTAGTTGAGCATCCAGAAGCGATTGAAATCGTAGAGACAAACGAAGAGGACGCTGTGACGTATCGAGTCAAAGTCCATGCAGACGACATCGGTCGGATCATTGGACGCCAGGGTCGGATTGCCAAGGCAATTCGAAATGTTGTGAGTGCTGCGGCATACCGCCAAGGCAAGCGTGTGTTTGTCGATATTCAGTCGTGA
- the rpsP gene encoding 30S ribosomal protein S16, whose translation MAVKIRLKRMGAKKTPFYRVVVADSRSPRDGRFVEEIGTYNPLTQPEKIQIDEERALYWLGTGAQPSDKVRYLFHLEGILKKFHEQKLQK comes from the coding sequence GTGGCAGTAAAGATTCGTTTGAAGCGTATGGGTGCAAAAAAGACACCGTTTTATCGTGTGGTCGTTGCAGACTCCCGTTCACCGCGTGACGGTCGTTTTGTGGAGGAGATCGGTACCTACAATCCGTTGACGCAACCTGAGAAGATTCAAATTGACGAAGAACGGGCATTGTATTGGTTAGGAACAGGTGCTCAACCTTCTGATAAAGTTCGTTATTTGTTCCACTTGGAAGGGATTTTGAAGAAGTTTCACGAACAAAAATTACAGAAGTGA